The following proteins come from a genomic window of Bos mutus isolate GX-2022 chromosome 23, NWIPB_WYAK_1.1, whole genome shotgun sequence:
- the LOC138984967 gene encoding serine/arginine repetitive matrix protein 1-like, with translation MAAAGGGPRFSAPPLTRLLLPRRHPGSRRELSRRLRPCREAPRFPPPPRSVPGLRRPCCPRPRSVRPRCRPHYLSRRPGPTVRDPWARAGQPSSRLARPGERSAASSRAGLRGHRRAPSRPALGPRPSHRRRRSRGRRGNGAAAAAAAAAATEPGRGEGGISPQAGSAPPASPPPPATSTPSLAPSMAPRALPLNGIESAKERENRGGEKKKIPPPIPGAAAAAAEAVRSEARSRCRHRARSPARPHGGDADAAGAPSKGRICARRSSGSPRSGSPPSRRARPESWRMFGSNWERHKSLTPLRGVGHPLPPALRGRRLRFGATAPLPELEGL, from the coding sequence ATGGCGGCTGCGGGAGGGGGTCCTCGCTTTTCAGCTCCCCCCCTCACTCGCCTTCTCCTTCCCCGCCGCCACCCTGGCTCCAGGAGAGAGCTTTCGCGCCGCCTTCGTCCCTGTCGGGAAGCCCCTcgcttccctcccccaccccgctcaGTCCCTGGTCTCCGTAGGCCCTGCTGCCCTCGCCCCCGCTCCGTCCGGCCCCGCTGCCGCCCCCATTACCTCAGCCGCCGGCCCGGCCCTACCGTTCGGGACCCCTGGGCGCGGGCGGGCCAGCCGTCTAGCAGGTTGGCGCGGCCCGGGGAGCGGAGCGCGGCCTCCTCCCGCGCTGGCCTCCGCGGCCACCGCCGTGCCCCCTCCCGGCCCGCGCTGGGGCCCCGGCCcagccaccgccgccgccgctcccgggggaggagggggaatggagccgccgccgccgccgccgccgctgccgccacgGAGCCCGGccgaggggagggagggatcagCCCCCAGGCAGGATCCGCCCCTCCggcctccccccctccccccgccacctcCACCCCTTCCCTCGCTCCCTCTATGGCTCCGCGGGCTCTCCCGCTGAACGGGATCGAGAGCGCGAAAGAGAGGGAAAacaggggaggagaaaaaaaaaaaatccccccgcCCATAcccggcgcggcggcggcggcggctgaggCGGTGCGGAGCGAAGCGCGGAGCCGCTGCCGCCACAGGGCACGGTCCCCTGCTCGGCCTCACGGTGGCGATGCGGACGCGGCAGGGGCGCCGAGCAAAGGCAGGATCTGCGCTCGCCGCAGCTCCGGTTCACCCCGGTCCGGCTCGCCTCCTTCGAGGCGAGCCCGACCAGAGAGCTGGAGGATGTTCGGATCCAACTGGGAAAGACACAAGTCCCTAACTCCTCTTAGAGGGGTTGGTcatccccttcccccagccctgcgGGGGAGGAGGCTAAGGTTTGGAGCGACAGCCCCTCTCCCCGAGCTAGAGGGTCTCTAA